Within the Candidatus Zixiibacteriota bacterium genome, the region CTCGCCAACTATAACTAAAGATGGCGTTACAGTCGCCAAGGAAATCAGCCTTGAAGACCCATATGAAAATATGGGCGCCCAGATGGTTAAAGAAGTCGCTTCCAAGACCTCTGATATTGCCGGTGACGGCACAACCACTGCTACAATATTAGCTCAAGCTATTTATCGCGAAGGTTTAAAAAATGTTACCGCCGGCGCCAACCCGATGAGTTTGAAACGCGGTGTCGATAAAGCTGTGGCTGTTGTTGTTGAGGCTATTAAAAAGCAGTCCAAGGATGTCGAAGGCAAGAATGAGATTGCTCAAGTCGGTTCAGTATCGGCTAACAACGATATTACAATCGGCAATCTTATCGCTGATGCGATGGAAAAAGTCGGCAAGGATGGCGTAATCACTGTCGAGGAAGCCAAGTCCACTGAAACATCGCTTGAAGTAGTCGAAGGCATGCAGTTCGACCGCGGTTATCTCTCCCCTTACTTTATCACGGATGCTGACAACATGGAAGCGGTTATGGAAGATCCTTTGGTTCTTATCTATGACAAGAAAATCTCCGTGATGAAAGACCTTCTGCCGATTCTCGAGAAAGTTGCCCAAATGGGCAAGCCGATGATGATTATCGCCGAGGATATTGAAGGTGAAGCTTTAGCTACTTTAGTAGTTAATAAGCTCCGCGGCACCTTGAAAATCTGTGCCGTTAAGGCTCCCGGTTTTGGCGACCGCAGAAAGGCTATGCTTGAAGATATCGCTACTTTGACAGGCGGCAAGGTTATCTCCGAAGAACTCGGATTCAAACTCGAAAACGCCGTAGCCTCTGACCTTGGCAAAGCCAAACGCATCGTTGTTGATAAAGACAACACCACTATCGTTGAGGGCGGTGGTTCTACTGAGGATATTAAAGGCCGCATTAACAGCATACGCAAACAAATCGATGCCTCAACCTCTGATTACGACTCCGAAAAACTTCAGGAACGTCTAGCTAAGCTGGCTGGCGGCGTGGCGGTTATCAATGTTGGCTCGGCTACCGAAACCGAAATGAAAGAAAAGAAAGCCCGCGTCGAGGATGCTTTGCATGCTACCAGAGCGGCTGTCGAGGAAGGCATTGTGCCCGGCGGCGGAATTGTGCTTCTGCGCTCTATGGCTTCTCTTGATAATATTAAACTGGACGGCGATGAGAAAGTCGGCGCTATGATTATTAAAAAGGCGCTCGAAGAACCAATTCGTCAGATTACCAAAAACTCCGGTGTTGAAGGCTCGATTATTATAAATAAAGTACTCAATGAAACCGGCAACTATGGCTACAACGCTGAAACCGATGAGTATGGCGACATGTTGAAATTCGGCGTTCTCGACCCGACAAAGGTTACTCGTTCGGCTTTGGAAAATGCCGCTTCTATTGCCGGTTTGCTGCTTACGACTGAGGCTATCATTACCGATAAGCCTGAGAAGGAAAAATCTATGCCATCTATGCCTGGCGGCGGCATGCCTGATATGGGCGGTATGGGCGGAATGTATTAAGCGATTTATTCGCAAGTTTGCAAATGTGCTGTCAGAAGTAACTTCTGACAGCACATGCATGGGCGAAATGTATTAATCCGCTTGTTCGCAAATATTCTCTGGTTACCAAGCGGCGCTTGGTAATCAGAGCTAATAAAAAAAGCCCGACACTTGCCGGGCTTTATTTATTAAGTTATAAATAATGTTAAATGCTAATCAGATATTGCATACCTCGAAAAATGATCTATATCAAACGTGACAATCCCATTCACTACCTTATCCGAATCCTCTACTTCCCAACTCAATGATGCCGGATTGTACCAATACATATCTTCATTGTAATTGGTGTTTTCTAAAGTCTGTTTTAATGTTATCGGTTTTTCAAAAACAAGTCCTGAAGGAGAACATGTATAATAATACACGATGCCATCAGGAGTTTGCCATTTTTCTCCTAAGATTATAATATCTTTATCATCATCATCAATCGCATCCTCAGGAACAATAAACTTAATCGTTTTTCTATCTAATGACAAAGTCATTTCAAAACCATCATCATCAAATTCATGACTAACAGCTGCAGAGTCAATTAGATACGTTTCGGGGTCGCCTTTTGCCAGCAAACGATGGTCTAAGGGATTAAGATTCTTGACAGCATCCACCGCATTAATTGCGTTTAAATCGCTGTTTTCATCATCGCTTGATAAGGGCGAATTGTTCGAACAACCGCTAAAGGCTATTAGCCCTGCCATGGCGATTAAAAGCGCAGCAAATAAAAAACCGTTTACTTTGTTAACCATTAATATCTCCTTATTATCTGAGGTTTGTTATTTCATTTCTGGCGATTATATAATCAATAAACAGACCTAATTGTTTAAATTTCATGCAGTAATTCGTAACTTATTGATATGAATACCGATATATTTTGAATGTAAAATCAGAATATGAAATTTCCGGTAAAAATTATGGGAATATTCCTATAAATATTGAGGGAATCCAATCATTTCTTTTTTGTAGGTCGGGATGTAATCGCAACATGTAAAAGCGTCCGGCAGCTGTCGCATCACCCTCTTATTACCAAGCGGCGCTTGGCAACAAGAACTAAATTGCTACTATGTCAGCCAATAGAACAAGAACTAAAAATTGTGTTTGGCAATAAGAGCTAAAAATGTAGCTGGTGTACGTCCTCGTGCACCAGCGTTGCTTTTTTTATGCGTTGCCCTCAGGATGTCGTCCCGCTTGAGACGTGACTTCCATACTGAGGAATGTAATTTTTTATGCGTCAGGATGGAGTCCGCCAGGGCGGACGACATCCTGACGCTGTTTAAAGTTTCCGTTTCCAGCGCGTGCCAGCGGCTGAATCCTCAAGGATTATTCCCATTTCATCAAGCTGGTTTCTAATCCGGTCTGCCTCGGCGAAATCCTTATCTTTTCTGGCCTGTATCCGCTTTTCTATAAGCTCCTCAATTTCGGAATCCAAAGCCTCTTCTTTCACATAGATAACACCCAGCACCGAATCGAATTTTTTCAGGGCATCTTCAATAATTTCAGCATCCGACTTAGACAAAGGATTTTTCTCTTTGGCGATATTTATCTCTTTGACAAAATCGAAAACAGCCGCTAACGCCGGCGATATATTCAAATCATCATCAAGGGATGTTTCAAATTTATTTAGCGCTTTTTCGGTTATTGCCTTAATTTCGGCATTCTGGCCATCACCGCTGGAGATTTTTACCGCATCCCGAAAATCGCGCAGGCGGGTAATAGCGTTTTTAGCCGCTTCGAGAGCCTCGAAAGTAAAGTTCAACTGCTGACGGTAATGCGTTGCCAAAAGCAGGTATCTTATCGCCAAAGGATTATTACCTTTATCGATAATGTCCTGAACAGTATAATAATTACCTTCGGATTTAGCCATCTTTTTGCCTTCGACAATAAGGTATTCGCAATGAAGCCAGTATTTGACAAACTTTTTACCGGTAGCGCCTTCAGATTGAGCGATTTCATTTTCATGATGCGGGAACATATTATCGACGCCGCCGGTGTGAATATCGAAACTTTCGCCGAGATATTTCATGCTCATCGCCGAGCATTCGATGTGCCAGCCGGGTCGGCCTTTGCCGAGTTCGGTTTCCCAATACACATCGCCATCCTCGACAGACCAGCCTTTCCAGAGCGCAAAATCCGAGGCGGTTTCTTTTTCGTACTCATCCGAATCAACCCGCGCGCCATCTTTAAGCTGATCTAATTTCATGTGTGACAGCGAGCCGTATTGGGGAAAAGTCGAAATCCGGTAATAAATCGATGAACCCGATTTATAGGCATGGCCATTTTCCAGAAGCTTATTAGTCATGGCAACCATCTCATCGACATGCTTGGTAGCTTCCGGGTAATGTTCTGCCCGATTGATATTCAAGCGGTCGATATCCTGAAAGAATAAGTCTTTGAACTTCCTCGTATGTTCATCAAGCGATATTTTTAGAGCCTGCGAATCGCGAATTGTTTTATCATCCACATCGGTGAGATTCATTACCTGAGTTACTTTATAGCCCTTGAAAATCAAAAAGCGTTTGAGCAAGTCTTCAAAAATATAGGCTCTGAAATTACCTATATGAGCGGGCGCATAAACAGTCGGACCGCAGGTGTACATCCCAACATAATCGGGTTTGATCGATTTGAATTCCTCTTTACGGCGCGTGAATGTATTATAAAATACTGCTGTCATATTACCTCTTGGCAAGCTGCTTAACAGTTTTTGAATCTAATTTCTTGATAACAGCGACTAATAATTTGACTAAATTATCGAAGTCATCGCGATGAATGATGCTGGTGTGGCTGTGGATATAGCGAGTAGCCACGCCCATATAAATACACGGCACGCCCGAGCGAGATAGATGAATCCTGCCGCCATCGGTGCCGCCTCTGCCCAAAGCCGCCAGATGGTAGGGAATCTTTTCATTTTCGGCCGTATCAATCACTAAATCGCGAAGCCTTCTATGAGGAATCATACTGCCGTCGTAAACGGTTATGGACGGTCCTGAGCCGAGTTTAGCGGAAGTGCTTTTGCTAGCGTCAGGCCCATCGGCGGCTAATGATACATCGACAACAAATGCAACATCAGGCTCGACAGCCCAAGCGGCTGTGCCGGCGCCTCTAAGACCTACCTCTTCCTGAGCAGTGCCTACACCATAGACGCTATTGGGATGCGCCCTGCCTTTTAATTTGTTGATGACTTCAACTGCGGCGGCTACTCCGATACGGTTATCGAACGCTTTGTTCAGATACATTTTCGGGTCGTGCATGACCGTAAACTTAGCATCGGGAACAATCGGGTCGCCGGGACGGATGCCCATTTTCTTGATATTCGTTTTCTCGTTAACGCCAACATCGATATACATATCATCCAAATCGAGCACTTTCTTGCGCTCATCATCTTTGAGCAAGTGAGGCGGTTTAGAGCCTATTACTCCGATAATATCGCCTTTTGATGCTTTAACTATCACTCTTTGAGCTAAGGCGACATGTCCCCACCAACCGCCAAGCGGCAGAAATTTGATATAGCCGGCATCGGTGATTTCCTTAACCATAAAACCGACCTCATCGAGATGACCGGCTATCATTATTCGAGGCTTATCTGATTTTCCTTTTTTACGGGCAATTACGCTGCCCAGATTATCATAAGTAATTTCATCGGCGGCTTCGAGATGGTTGACCATCACTTTGCCAATTTCATCCTCAAAACCCGATACGCCATGAGCGTCTGTTAAGTCGGCTAATAGTCTTTCAGTCTTATCCAATTTTCCTCCTATCAGAAAATTATCGTTTTCAATTCACCAAGATTTATTATTTCATAATCCGGTTTGAAATTATCGGGGTTTTCCCGCCCCTGTCGATATTTCAAGACCGCAGTAATTCCGGCATTTTGCGCGCCCCCGATATCAGCATCGAACCTGTCGCCGATAAATATCGCTTCCGATGGTTTTGCTTTCGCTTTTTCCAGCGCCATCTCGAATATTTCTCCTCCCGGTTTGCGGATACCAACACTGCTTGAGAATATCGTAAAATCGAAATATTTTAGCAACCCGAAATGTTCCATATCGCCGCGATGATATTTTTCCGGGAAAATCGAGTTTGACACTAATCCGATTGTCAAATTATGTTGGCTGATATTTTTTAAGACATCAACTGCGCCGGGGATTAAAGTAATCTGCTCGGCTACCGGTTTATGGTATATATCAACAAACCTATCGACAATGCCGTCATTGATAGCCAACCCCATTCGCTTGAATATCATGTCGCAAGCACTATAAATATGAACTTCCGAATAATTGGCGCGTTGGTCTAAGATTTCCCGGAGATACTTGTAAAAATTCGGTCCGAATGTATTAACCTCAGGAATTGCGGGAAACAGTTTCTTTAAGTATGGATGCGCGGCTTGTATGCCGTTTTTGCCGAGTTCCATCCAATCGTGATTTTCGTATTCTATGAGAGTACTGCCGAGGTCAAACAGTATCGCTTTGTATTTCAATTATCGCTCCCTGCAATTTGAATATAGCGTGTTTGGTTATGCAGCCAGCATGGAGGGCGTATCCGCCAATGGCGGACGCCCTTACGCATATTCAGCGAATATCCGAGCTGCGTTTCTTAAAATCCTCAATTGCTATCAGGCAAATTTTTTCTGCGAGCTGTGGGAAATCAATTCCCGCCGCCTTAGCCGCCTTGGGTACTAATGAATGAGATGTCATGCCTGGCAGTGTGTTAGCCTCGAGGCAGTAGA harbors:
- a CDS encoding M42 family metallopeptidase — encoded protein: MVNHLEAADEITYDNLGSVIARKKGKSDKPRIMIAGHLDEVGFMVKEITDAGYIKFLPLGGWWGHVALAQRVIVKASKGDIIGVIGSKPPHLLKDDERKKVLDLDDMYIDVGVNEKTNIKKMGIRPGDPIVPDAKFTVMHDPKMYLNKAFDNRIGVAAAVEVINKLKGRAHPNSVYGVGTAQEEVGLRGAGTAAWAVEPDVAFVVDVSLAADGPDASKSTSAKLGSGPSITVYDGSMIPHRRLRDLVIDTAENEKIPYHLAALGRGGTDGGRIHLSRSGVPCIYMGVATRYIHSHTSIIHRDDFDNLVKLLVAVIKKLDSKTVKQLAKR
- a CDS encoding HAD family hydrolase, yielding MKYKAILFDLGSTLIEYENHDWMELGKNGIQAAHPYLKKLFPAIPEVNTFGPNFYKYLREILDQRANYSEVHIYSACDMIFKRMGLAINDGIVDRFVDIYHKPVAEQITLIPGAVDVLKNISQHNLTIGLVSNSIFPEKYHRGDMEHFGLLKYFDFTIFSSSVGIRKPGGEIFEMALEKAKAKPSEAIFIGDRFDADIGGAQNAGITAVLKYRQGRENPDNFKPDYEIINLGELKTIIF
- the cysS gene encoding cysteine--tRNA ligase; amino-acid sequence: MTAVFYNTFTRRKEEFKSIKPDYVGMYTCGPTVYAPAHIGNFRAYIFEDLLKRFLIFKGYKVTQVMNLTDVDDKTIRDSQALKISLDEHTRKFKDLFFQDIDRLNINRAEHYPEATKHVDEMVAMTNKLLENGHAYKSGSSIYYRISTFPQYGSLSHMKLDQLKDGARVDSDEYEKETASDFALWKGWSVEDGDVYWETELGKGRPGWHIECSAMSMKYLGESFDIHTGGVDNMFPHHENEIAQSEGATGKKFVKYWLHCEYLIVEGKKMAKSEGNYYTVQDIIDKGNNPLAIRYLLLATHYRQQLNFTFEALEAAKNAITRLRDFRDAVKISSGDGQNAEIKAITEKALNKFETSLDDDLNISPALAAVFDFVKEINIAKEKNPLSKSDAEIIEDALKKFDSVLGVIYVKEEALDSEIEELIEKRIQARKDKDFAEADRIRNQLDEMGIILEDSAAGTRWKRKL
- the groL gene encoding chaperonin GroEL (60 kDa chaperone family; promotes refolding of misfolded polypeptides especially under stressful conditions; forms two stacked rings of heptamers to form a barrel-shaped 14mer; ends can be capped by GroES; misfolded proteins enter the barrel where they are refolded when GroES binds), producing MAKMIEFESAAREKLKRGVDQLANTVKVTLGPKGRNVVIDQKFGSPTITKDGVTVAKEISLEDPYENMGAQMVKEVASKTSDIAGDGTTTATILAQAIYREGLKNVTAGANPMSLKRGVDKAVAVVVEAIKKQSKDVEGKNEIAQVGSVSANNDITIGNLIADAMEKVGKDGVITVEEAKSTETSLEVVEGMQFDRGYLSPYFITDADNMEAVMEDPLVLIYDKKISVMKDLLPILEKVAQMGKPMMIIAEDIEGEALATLVVNKLRGTLKICAVKAPGFGDRRKAMLEDIATLTGGKVISEELGFKLENAVASDLGKAKRIVVDKDNTTIVEGGGSTEDIKGRINSIRKQIDASTSDYDSEKLQERLAKLAGGVAVINVGSATETEMKEKKARVEDALHATRAAVEEGIVPGGGIVLLRSMASLDNIKLDGDEKVGAMIIKKALEEPIRQITKNSGVEGSIIINKVLNETGNYGYNAETDEYGDMLKFGVLDPTKVTRSALENAASIAGLLLTTEAIITDKPEKEKSMPSMPGGGMPDMGGMGGMY